The region GGTGACCCATGGTCATGGCCTCGATCTGGTCGTGCGTGACGTAGACCGTGGTGACGCCGAGCTTGGCCTGCAACGAGGCGATCTGGGTACGGGTCTGCACCCGGAGCTTGGCGTCGAGGTTGGACAGCGGCTCGTCCATGAGGAAGACCTGGGGCTCCCGGACGATGGCCCGGCCCATCGCGACTCGCTGGCGCTGACCGCCGGAGAGGGCCTTGGGCTTACGGCCGAGGTACTCCTCCAACTGGAGCAGGGCGGCGGCTTCCTTGACCCGCCGGTCGATTTCGGCCTTCGAGGTCTTGCGCAGCTTGAGTGCGAAGGCCATGTTCTCGTAGACCGTCATGTGCGGGTAGAGCGCGTAGTTCTGGAAGACCATGGCGATGTCGCGGGCCTTCGGCGGCAGGTGGGTGACGTCCCGGTCGTCGATGTGGATCGAGCCCTGGTCGACGTCCTCCAGGCCGGCGAGCATGCGCAGACTGGTGGACTTGCCGCAACCGGAGGGGCCGACGAGGACGAGGAACTCGCCGTCGCCGATTTCGAGGTCGAGTTCGTTGACCGCAGGCCGCTCGGAACCGGGGTAGATCCGGCTGGCCTTCGAGTAGGTGACCGTAGCCATCGCTGGGTGCTTCCTTTCACCGGCAGGAACGTGCCGGACGATCCGAGTGAAGGAGCGACCGGCACGACGTGTGCCGGTCCCACGGGACACCCCGGGCGACCGGGGG is a window of Micromonospora polyrhachis DNA encoding:
- a CDS encoding ABC transporter ATP-binding protein produces the protein MATVTYSKASRIYPGSERPAVNELDLEIGDGEFLVLVGPSGCGKSTSLRMLAGLEDVDQGSIHIDDRDVTHLPPKARDIAMVFQNYALYPHMTVYENMAFALKLRKTSKAEIDRRVKEAAALLQLEEYLGRKPKALSGGQRQRVAMGRAIVREPQVFLMDEPLSNLDAKLRVQTRTQIASLQAKLGVTTVYVTHDQIEAMTMGHRVAVMLDGVLQQVDTPRALYDTPANVFVAGFMGSPAMNIKTVSLTDDGALFAEMVVPLTREQVAAAKADGGNGKVTVGFRPEDCDLVSPTEGGMPVVVELVEDLGSDANIYGHAALDGASERFVVRTDRQHMPNMGDTVHVKPRAGRNHAFHAVNGTRI